From the genome of Solidesulfovibrio carbinolicus, one region includes:
- a CDS encoding HAD family hydrolase, with translation MIVRAIIFDINGTLIDINTDEGNEQIYRSISHLLKYYGIRTSRGDVRDGYYQILKAQRRAGGEAFPEFDAVAVWREFLQTRLERSGVSLPKAKMAQLPHFLAELYRGISLNRLELYPEVREVLDELRPRYRLAVLSDAQSVWAVPEMRMVGIEQYFYPIVVSGDLGYRKPDPRIFALVLRRLHLPPDEVVFVGNDMYRDIYGARQAGLRTVFFATGQGQQAMDGVEAHYNIYRFGELRNAIRFFEEQG, from the coding sequence ATGATCGTACGGGCCATCATCTTCGACATCAACGGCACGCTCATTGACATCAACACCGATGAAGGCAACGAGCAGATCTACCGCTCCATCAGCCACCTGCTCAAGTATTACGGTATCCGTACCAGCCGAGGCGACGTGCGCGACGGCTACTACCAGATATTAAAGGCCCAGCGTCGGGCCGGCGGAGAGGCCTTTCCGGAGTTCGATGCCGTGGCGGTGTGGCGGGAATTTCTGCAAACGCGGCTGGAGCGCTCGGGCGTGAGCCTGCCCAAGGCCAAGATGGCCCAGTTGCCGCATTTCCTGGCCGAGCTGTACCGAGGCATCTCACTCAATCGCCTGGAGCTTTATCCCGAAGTGCGCGAGGTGCTCGACGAACTGCGGCCGCGCTATCGCCTGGCTGTCTTGTCCGATGCCCAGTCGGTCTGGGCCGTGCCCGAGATGCGCATGGTCGGCATTGAGCAGTATTTTTATCCCATCGTCGTCTCGGGTGATCTTGGTTACCGCAAACCCGATCCGCGCATCTTCGCCCTGGTCCTGCGGCGTCTGCATCTGCCGCCAGATGAGGTGGTCTTTGTCGGTAACGACATGTACCGCGATATCTACGGCGCGCGCCAGGCCGGCCTTCGTACGGTGTTTTTCGCCACTGGCCAGGGCCAGCAGGCCATGGATGGGGTGGAAGCCCACTACAACATCTACAGATTCGGGGAACTACGAAACGCCATCCGGTTTTTCGAGGAGCAGGGCTGA
- a CDS encoding amphi-Trp domain-containing protein: MEKDKSRIKVEGVMQITEVIANLEKLAADMKAGLVTLAAGDESLTLRPSVLVNVDMKASQKKDKEKFALEISWKKHKEMDGFAGE, translated from the coding sequence ATGGAAAAGGACAAGAGCCGGATCAAGGTGGAAGGGGTGATGCAGATCACCGAAGTCATCGCCAACCTGGAAAAACTCGCGGCCGACATGAAAGCCGGTCTGGTCACCCTGGCCGCTGGCGACGAGTCGCTGACGCTGCGGCCTTCGGTACTGGTCAACGTGGACATGAAGGCGTCGCAAAAAAAGGACAAGGAAAAATTCGCCCTGGAGATTTCCTGGAAAAAACACAAGGAAATGGACGGGTTCGCAGGAGAGTAA
- a CDS encoding ParA family protein, with protein MDVSTAPGPRIIACCNHKGGVGKTTCTVNLAAGLSRSGWRVLAVDADPQAHLTASLGQTVGPEEGLSGLLDGRYELASVLVRDGELDVLPASAALAGTETRLAAAAASTGLLADILRQSAGYDAVLIDCPPHLGQLSKQALYAATDILIPMTPDFLAMQSLAWLMDTLAELAASGDAPAVAGVVLNRFAAQKRLHREVKTLVEGHFPGMALTAVIRENVALAEAPSFGQDIFRYAPRSAGAADFAALAVETAVRLRLPPPASAGGNP; from the coding sequence ATGGATGTTTCCACCGCGCCAGGACCGCGCATCATCGCTTGTTGCAACCACAAAGGCGGCGTGGGCAAGACCACCTGCACCGTCAACCTGGCTGCCGGTCTGTCTCGGTCCGGCTGGCGCGTCCTGGCCGTGGACGCCGATCCCCAGGCCCATCTGACCGCCTCCCTGGGGCAGACCGTCGGCCCCGAGGAGGGACTAAGCGGCCTGCTGGACGGCCGGTACGAACTTGCATCCGTTCTGGTCCGCGACGGCGAGCTGGACGTCCTCCCTGCCTCGGCCGCCCTGGCCGGCACGGAAACGCGGTTGGCCGCCGCCGCCGCATCCACCGGCCTTCTGGCCGACATCTTGCGCCAGTCTGCCGGATATGACGCGGTCCTCATCGACTGCCCGCCTCACCTCGGCCAGTTGAGCAAGCAAGCGCTTTACGCCGCGACCGACATTCTCATTCCCATGACCCCGGATTTCCTGGCCATGCAAAGCCTGGCCTGGCTCATGGACACCCTGGCCGAGCTTGCCGCCAGCGGCGACGCCCCGGCTGTGGCCGGGGTCGTGCTCAACCGCTTTGCCGCCCAGAAACGCCTGCACCGGGAAGTGAAAACCCTGGTGGAAGGCCATTTCCCCGGCATGGCCCTCACTGCCGTCATCCGTGAAAACGTCGCCCTGGCCGAGGCGCCGAGTTTTGGCCAGGACATCTTCCGCTACGCCCCCCGCAGCGCCGGCGCGGCCGATTTCGCCGCCCTGGCCGTCGAGACGGCCGTCCGGCTGCGCCTGCCGCCCCCGGCCTCTGCCGGCGGCAACCCATAA
- a CDS encoding radical SAM protein translates to MPILKILRRRGRPRQVVVQLTDRCNAQCFQCGMNVGNGGPRGDLDREAAKRIIDHCAALGVSALSFTGGEPLLAGDLLCELLDYAGRAGIEYLRTGTNGYRFARPDAPDFMDRVTRLAAVLAATPVRNFWISLDSAQAGVHEANRGFPGLMEGIARALPVFHAHGLYPTANLALTRLMTGETPLEADDASGFQELAGQGLSRFFTTAAGLGFTMANCCYPMSDDDAAKGASAAYAATAADRRVSFADWEKRALFAALDAAVARHRGDLRIFTPRSAVAALIRRYEGAARADRPCLGGVSFFYVNRHGDCFPCGYRGRENLGPFWKLGRERLDGQAFCRACDWECFRDPTELLGPLGDLAAGLPGWRNLLGLGLRDLAVWAADLRYFAACRQFDGRKPPDAARLAAYRSS, encoded by the coding sequence ATGCCGATTCTGAAAATACTGCGTCGCCGGGGCCGGCCGCGCCAGGTAGTGGTGCAGCTCACCGACCGTTGCAACGCCCAGTGCTTCCAGTGCGGCATGAACGTCGGCAACGGCGGCCCGCGCGGTGACCTGGACCGCGAGGCGGCCAAGCGCATCATTGACCACTGCGCCGCCCTGGGTGTTTCGGCCCTGTCCTTTACCGGCGGCGAACCGCTTCTGGCCGGCGACCTGCTCTGCGAACTGCTTGATTACGCAGGCCGGGCCGGCATCGAGTATCTGCGCACCGGCACCAACGGCTACCGGTTTGCCCGGCCCGACGCGCCGGATTTCATGGACCGCGTGACCCGGCTGGCCGCGGTGCTTGCCGCCACGCCGGTGCGCAATTTCTGGATCAGCCTGGATTCCGCCCAAGCCGGGGTCCACGAAGCCAATCGGGGCTTTCCCGGGCTGATGGAGGGGATTGCCCGGGCTTTGCCCGTTTTTCACGCCCATGGCCTGTATCCCACGGCCAATCTGGCCCTGACCCGCCTCATGACCGGCGAAACGCCCCTTGAGGCGGACGATGCGTCCGGCTTTCAGGAACTGGCCGGCCAGGGCCTGTCGCGCTTTTTCACCACCGCCGCCGGCCTGGGGTTCACCATGGCCAATTGTTGTTACCCCATGAGCGACGACGACGCGGCCAAGGGGGCTTCGGCTGCCTACGCGGCCACGGCGGCCGATAGGCGGGTCAGCTTCGCCGATTGGGAAAAGCGGGCGCTGTTTGCCGCCCTCGACGCCGCAGTGGCCAGGCATCGGGGGGATTTGCGCATTTTCACCCCCCGCTCGGCCGTGGCCGCCCTGATCCGGCGCTACGAGGGCGCGGCCAGGGCTGACCGGCCCTGCCTTGGCGGGGTGAGTTTTTTTTACGTGAACCGCCATGGCGACTGTTTTCCCTGCGGCTACCGGGGACGCGAGAATCTGGGACCATTTTGGAAGCTTGGCCGGGAGCGGTTGGACGGGCAAGCCTTTTGCCGGGCCTGCGACTGGGAATGCTTTCGCGACCCCACCGAACTGCTGGGGCCGCTTGGGGATCTGGCCGCCGGCCTGCCTGGCTGGCGCAATCTGCTGGGACTTGGACTGCGCGACCTGGCCGTCTGGGCCGCTGATCTGCGCTACTTCGCGGCATGCCGGCAATTCGACGGCCGCAAACCGCCGGACGCCGCCCGTCTGGCAGCCTACCGCTCATCCTGA
- a CDS encoding IS5 family transposase — protein MSERTSSKPGIADYVVARRKRKECFLDEIDRLIDWNPLEKLLRKTLKRVANAVGNPAYPPLPMFKILLLQRWYNLSDTAVEEALYDRFSFVRFVGLSLDHDEVPDATTICRFRQSLVERNVQKRLLDKLNHQLQRRGLLVREGAIVDASVVSSARRPFKVLDVLPQDRQEDTEGGTDVTISYSDDAEAAWLRKGNRAYYRYKIHAATDTRDGFVLGGHATPANRSDTEEFVAVLDEVDAKAGESIFADKGYSSQLNRYVLQVRGLADGIMHKAARNRELTPSKKNANRQISSVRAKVERAFGTLKRGYGFHRARYLGRAKVELEFLLNAMAFNLKKAVLKAAC, from the coding sequence ATGAGCGAACGCACTTCTTCCAAGCCCGGCATTGCTGACTACGTTGTTGCCCGTCGCAAGCGCAAAGAGTGCTTTCTCGACGAGATTGATCGCCTCATCGACTGGAACCCGCTGGAAAAGCTTTTGCGCAAAACGCTCAAACGGGTGGCCAACGCCGTTGGCAATCCGGCCTATCCGCCGCTTCCCATGTTCAAAATCCTGCTCCTCCAGCGTTGGTACAACCTCAGCGACACGGCGGTGGAAGAGGCCCTGTACGACCGCTTCTCCTTCGTCCGGTTCGTTGGCCTCTCCCTGGATCACGACGAAGTTCCCGACGCCACTACGATCTGCCGCTTCCGCCAGAGCCTCGTTGAGCGCAATGTGCAAAAACGCCTGCTTGACAAGCTGAACCACCAGTTGCAGCGACGTGGCCTCCTCGTCCGGGAAGGAGCCATCGTCGATGCCAGCGTCGTTTCGTCCGCGCGCCGGCCGTTCAAGGTGCTCGACGTGCTCCCGCAGGATCGCCAGGAAGACACCGAGGGCGGGACCGATGTGACGATCAGCTACTCCGATGACGCCGAGGCGGCCTGGCTACGCAAGGGTAATCGCGCGTATTACAGGTACAAAATCCACGCCGCCACGGATACTCGGGACGGCTTTGTCCTCGGCGGCCATGCCACGCCGGCAAACCGGTCCGACACAGAAGAATTTGTCGCCGTCCTGGATGAGGTCGACGCGAAAGCCGGCGAGAGTATTTTCGCGGACAAGGGATACAGCAGCCAACTCAATCGCTATGTGCTTCAGGTTCGAGGCCTTGCCGACGGCATCATGCACAAGGCCGCTCGCAACCGGGAGCTGACTCCCTCGAAAAAAAACGCCAACCGTCAAATCAGCAGCGTCCGTGCGAAAGTTGAGCGAGCTTTCGGCACCCTCAAGCGCGGCTATGGATTTCACCGCGCGAGGTACCTCGGACGAGCCAAGGTCGAGCTGGAGTTTCTCCTCAACGCCATGGCTTTCAACCTGAAAAAAGCCGTACTAAAGGCAGCCTGTTGA
- a CDS encoding MinD/ParA family protein, producing MIRAPEPNEAALPREDGLLETGGAWTRVLAVASGKGGVGKTSVAVNLAFSLGGLGKRVCLLDADLGLSNVDVLLGINPVVTLEQVLFEGVPMERAILSVGRNVDVVSGSSGVSRMAELSRNKRTDLVREFHKLINYDYLLVDNSPGISAQVVSMCLACGDVLVIVNPEPSSITDAYALIKVFKENGLHRPPLLVINRSLSHQRSQAVFERIQKTAENHLGVNCRLAGIIPDDPALYRAATRQTPLVEMESASPAAKAFRDLARRLDAAGRDSANLTRPEHFFDQTVIRLQQAPILPPGLAGSGRPPVSGELARRLEALMRRLAANSRLLAQTDPEAARDTEARIEDVRELLDSLAAGPQAATDAGSLAEENAPDRTDTPAPAPAPSLSQPDQKAMVICPDPMWRAILENILEDLGLELCPLSDEAAAIQPPDLLLVRQAPSAGLADLLAAKGDRPTLYLAANHDQAARFAALPAKEPREILTMPVELLDIQGAVCNLLATAASRRRETPHLAQHDHRP from the coding sequence ATGATCCGCGCCCCAGAACCAAACGAAGCCGCCTTGCCCCGGGAGGACGGCCTTCTGGAAACCGGCGGCGCCTGGACCCGGGTCCTGGCCGTGGCCAGCGGCAAGGGCGGCGTGGGCAAGACCAGCGTGGCCGTGAACCTGGCCTTTTCCCTGGGCGGGCTCGGCAAGCGGGTCTGCCTGCTCGACGCCGACCTGGGGTTGTCCAACGTCGACGTGCTGCTGGGCATCAACCCGGTGGTCACCCTGGAGCAGGTGCTTTTCGAGGGCGTGCCCATGGAGCGGGCCATCTTGTCCGTGGGGCGAAACGTGGACGTGGTGTCGGGTTCGTCGGGCGTGTCGCGCATGGCCGAGTTGTCGCGCAACAAGCGCACCGATCTGGTGCGCGAGTTCCACAAGCTCATCAACTACGACTATCTGCTGGTGGACAATTCGCCCGGCATTTCGGCCCAGGTCGTCTCCATGTGCCTGGCCTGCGGCGACGTGCTGGTCATCGTCAATCCCGAGCCGTCCTCCATCACCGACGCCTATGCCCTCATCAAAGTCTTCAAGGAAAACGGCCTGCACCGGCCGCCGCTTCTGGTCATCAACCGGTCGCTGTCCCACCAGCGCAGCCAGGCGGTCTTCGAGCGCATCCAAAAAACCGCCGAGAATCACCTGGGCGTCAATTGCCGTTTGGCCGGCATCATCCCCGACGATCCGGCCCTGTACCGGGCCGCCACCCGGCAAACGCCTCTGGTGGAAATGGAGAGCGCCTCGCCGGCCGCCAAGGCCTTCCGCGACCTGGCCAGGCGACTGGACGCCGCCGGCCGCGACAGCGCGAACCTCACCCGGCCGGAGCATTTCTTCGACCAAACCGTCATCCGTCTCCAGCAGGCCCCGATCCTGCCGCCGGGCCTGGCCGGTTCGGGCCGGCCGCCCGTCTCCGGCGAATTGGCCAGACGCCTGGAAGCCCTCATGCGGCGGCTGGCGGCCAATTCCCGGCTGCTGGCCCAGACCGACCCCGAAGCGGCCCGGGATACCGAAGCCCGTATCGAGGACGTGCGCGAACTCCTCGACAGCTTGGCCGCCGGACCGCAAGCCGCGACCGACGCCGGGTCCCTTGCCGAGGAGAACGCCCCGGACCGGACCGACACGCCAGCCCCGGCCCCGGCCCCGAGCCTGTCACAGCCCGACCAAAAGGCCATGGTCATCTGCCCCGACCCCATGTGGCGGGCCATTCTCGAAAACATTCTGGAGGACCTGGGCCTGGAACTTTGCCCCCTGTCCGACGAGGCCGCCGCCATCCAGCCGCCGGACCTGCTCCTGGTGCGCCAGGCGCCTTCGGCAGGGCTGGCCGACCTGTTGGCCGCCAAGGGGGACCGCCCCACGCTCTATCTGGCCGCCAACCACGACCAGGCCGCCCGGTTCGCGGCCCTGCCCGCCAAGGAACCGCGAGAGATACTGACCATGCCCGTGGAGCTCCTGGACATCCAGGGCGCGGTCTGCAATCTGCTGGCCACCGCCGCAAGCCGCCGTCGCGAGACGCCGCATCTGGCCCAACACGACCACCGACCATAA
- a CDS encoding sensor histidine kinase translates to MESPAAVVKESLARRSIYQVKLQQPHGLTDRLNFRPVALVGEALEIESLYHPFDPASLSPGQTIDITIYLLPDADHPPGFINCTTSLIEAVSATRLRLALPRHIDRISHNKTDRLQLEPRHAPILAAWCLVKKCDNIRLLKMVNPLILHMPKGFDHERGLIDISPKGACISLDRETYRLHKKDIKNGRDLLLQMAFPGPTGSQRHEFLIVASIRYQRPNLVSGRMELGLQFNHSFSTTPKPAWLPCNAEGIAELKWLLQEYKKLYLAEIKTKLSALCDPDSLEAAGAALPDAPADCALSFQAAMNQAALGIFNGCMPQLSNVRLAMQFLRARLPDAEGQEILSNSLEQLEIATMRLENIQENTAGDSSTFETLRPRDIVAQALSFFEHTLAANGIVVERSFQDNLPDIQGDPRQLRLLFKNLLVNALDAMQPHGGRLCLGVSVDIHENDLVIAVEDSGGGIPPEVRARIFQPYQSIPGNGAPGLGLAVAQRIASAHGGRIELFTSLGEGSTFAVRLPLTTPVPEAKAVNEARS, encoded by the coding sequence ATGGAATCTCCTGCGGCCGTCGTCAAGGAGTCCCTGGCTAGGCGCTCCATCTACCAAGTGAAGCTGCAACAGCCCCATGGTCTCACCGACCGGCTCAATTTTCGGCCCGTGGCCCTTGTCGGCGAGGCCCTGGAAATCGAAAGCCTATACCATCCCTTTGACCCGGCCAGCCTTTCCCCGGGCCAAACCATTGACATCACCATTTATTTGCTGCCCGACGCCGACCATCCGCCGGGATTCATTAATTGCACCACGAGCTTGATCGAAGCCGTCTCGGCCACGCGCCTGCGCCTGGCCCTGCCCCGGCACATCGACCGCATCTCCCACAACAAGACCGACCGGCTCCAGCTCGAACCACGCCACGCGCCCATCCTGGCCGCCTGGTGCCTGGTCAAGAAGTGCGACAACATCCGTCTGCTCAAGATGGTCAATCCGCTCATCCTGCACATGCCCAAGGGCTTTGACCACGAGCGGGGACTCATCGACATCTCGCCCAAGGGGGCCTGCATCTCCCTGGACCGCGAAACCTACCGCCTCCACAAAAAGGACATCAAAAACGGTCGCGATCTGCTGCTCCAGATGGCTTTCCCCGGTCCCACCGGCAGCCAGCGCCACGAATTTCTCATCGTGGCCTCCATCCGCTACCAGCGCCCAAACCTCGTATCCGGCCGCATGGAACTGGGGCTGCAATTCAACCACAGCTTTTCCACCACGCCAAAACCCGCCTGGCTACCCTGCAACGCCGAGGGCATCGCCGAACTCAAGTGGCTGCTCCAGGAATACAAAAAACTCTACCTCGCCGAGATCAAAACCAAGCTCTCGGCCCTGTGCGACCCCGACAGCCTGGAAGCCGCCGGCGCCGCCCTGCCCGACGCGCCGGCCGATTGCGCCCTGAGCTTCCAGGCCGCCATGAACCAGGCGGCCCTGGGCATCTTCAACGGCTGCATGCCCCAGCTCAGCAACGTCCGGCTGGCCATGCAGTTCCTGCGCGCGCGACTGCCCGACGCCGAGGGCCAGGAAATTCTGTCCAACAGCCTGGAACAGCTCGAAATCGCCACCATGCGTCTGGAAAACATCCAGGAAAACACAGCCGGCGACAGCTCCACCTTCGAGACCCTTCGTCCGCGCGACATCGTGGCCCAGGCCCTATCCTTTTTTGAGCACACCCTGGCCGCCAACGGCATTGTCGTGGAACGCTCCTTCCAGGACAACCTGCCCGACATTCAGGGCGATCCCCGCCAGTTGCGGCTGCTTTTTAAAAACCTCCTGGTCAACGCTCTGGACGCCATGCAGCCCCACGGCGGCAGACTATGTCTTGGCGTCTCGGTGGACATCCACGAAAACGATCTGGTCATCGCCGTGGAAGATTCCGGCGGCGGCATCCCGCCGGAAGTGCGCGCTCGGATCTTCCAGCCCTACCAGAGCATTCCCGGCAACGGCGCGCCGGGCCTGGGACTGGCCGTGGCCCAGCGCATCGCCAGCGCCCACGGCGGACGCATCGAACTATTTACCAGCCTCGGCGAAGGCTCCACCTTTGCCGTGCGCCTGCCCTTGACCACTCCTGTTCCCGAGGCCAAGGCAGTCAACGAGGCCCGCTCATGA
- a CDS encoding AI-2E family transporter — protein sequence MNQARKPIYSVFLLLILAGALSLAAIVLTPFVNILIIGVVLAALFRPIQRRVERLCGPRPTLAALLTTGLIFTCIIIPIFFFLGSLLAQGVQSVNALQAQLASTDFNKLFSHEAISPYMDWVQEHLPFLDLKKLALQADLIDISKTAGQMLIDSGTKIIGNVFVLTMNFVILMFVLFFLIRDGERMMQRLRYLLPLTTDQENRIFRQLDDVAKSVILGAFFIALAQGLAGGIGLFIVGIKPFFWGCMMGFASLIPVVGTAIIWLPVAIYLMLTGHWQWGLFLMGWGAVVVSGIDSIIRPLLMQNRSNMSTFWVFLSIIGGIKFFGALGILYGPLILGFAMVMLTLYAEDYRHVLEERGAAPAPADCLPED from the coding sequence ATGAACCAAGCCCGCAAGCCCATCTATTCCGTCTTCCTGCTGCTCATCCTGGCCGGCGCGCTCAGTCTGGCCGCCATCGTGCTCACGCCCTTCGTCAACATCCTCATCATCGGCGTGGTGCTGGCCGCCTTGTTTCGGCCCATACAGCGCCGGGTCGAGCGCCTTTGCGGCCCCCGGCCCACCCTGGCCGCCCTGCTGACCACCGGACTGATTTTCACCTGCATCATCATCCCGATCTTTTTCTTCCTGGGGTCGCTGCTCGCCCAAGGTGTGCAGTCCGTCAACGCCCTGCAAGCCCAGCTGGCATCCACGGACTTCAACAAGCTTTTCAGCCACGAAGCCATTTCGCCCTACATGGACTGGGTGCAGGAGCATCTGCCCTTTCTCGACCTCAAAAAGCTCGCCCTGCAAGCCGATCTTATCGACATTTCCAAGACCGCCGGACAGATGCTGATTGACAGCGGCACCAAGATCATCGGCAACGTGTTCGTGTTGACCATGAACTTCGTGATCCTCATGTTTGTGTTGTTTTTCCTCATCCGCGACGGCGAACGCATGATGCAACGCCTGCGCTACCTTTTGCCCCTGACCACGGATCAGGAAAACCGCATCTTCCGCCAACTCGACGACGTGGCCAAGTCGGTGATCCTGGGGGCCTTTTTCATCGCCCTGGCCCAGGGGCTGGCCGGCGGCATCGGGCTTTTCATCGTTGGCATCAAGCCCTTTTTCTGGGGCTGCATGATGGGGTTCGCCTCGCTTATCCCGGTGGTCGGCACGGCCATCATCTGGCTGCCCGTGGCCATCTACCTCATGCTGACCGGGCATTGGCAGTGGGGGCTTTTCCTCATGGGCTGGGGGGCGGTGGTGGTGTCGGGCATCGATTCCATCATCCGGCCGCTGCTCATGCAAAACCGGTCGAACATGTCCACCTTCTGGGTGTTTCTCTCCATCATCGGCGGCATCAAATTTTTCGGGGCGCTGGGCATCCTCTACGGCCCGCTCATCCTGGGCTTTGCCATGGTGATGCTCACGCTCTACGCCGAGGACTACCGCCACGTGCTCGAAGAGCGCGGCGCGGCCCCGGCGCCGGCCGATTGCCTGCCGGAAGACTGA
- a CDS encoding rhomboid family intramembrane serine protease encodes MTDAPRPAAPRRALPPPTRASLWPRPGLRDITQTATGSASPATAIRAREWELVLTARTIPHAIRRQGGGYRLLVPRRRAEEALDELAAYAAERQARPLPDPEADAAVLAARPPTWPTVVAVMGVLAGVWGIFLGRSQFFGRLIDWRELAAGDSARMLAGQWHRAVTSLFLHADPAHLFGNAASGALFLSLLSREVGVGLAFFLALAAGGCGNTLKAVIQGPGMHFLGASTAVFGALGALGGARLAHRWPPLTFRRSAPAGAALMLLAMLGAGGEDAGPIDLAGHFFGFLCGAVFGLCAGFAVARHGRPGHAAQAAFAAAALGVAAWAFGVALR; translated from the coding sequence GTGACCGACGCCCCCCGTCCCGCCGCGCCGCGCCGCGCCCTGCCGCCGCCGACGCGGGCCTCGCTGTGGCCCAGGCCCGGGCTGCGCGATATCACCCAGACGGCCACCGGTTCGGCCTCGCCGGCCACGGCCATCCGCGCCCGGGAATGGGAACTCGTGCTGACCGCCCGGACCATCCCCCACGCCATCCGCCGCCAGGGCGGCGGCTACCGGCTGCTCGTGCCGCGCCGCCGGGCCGAGGAAGCCCTGGACGAACTGGCCGCCTACGCCGCCGAGCGCCAGGCCCGGCCCTTGCCCGATCCCGAGGCCGACGCCGCTGTCCTGGCTGCCCGCCCGCCCACCTGGCCGACGGTGGTGGCCGTCATGGGTGTCCTGGCCGGCGTCTGGGGGATTTTTCTGGGCCGCAGCCAGTTTTTTGGCCGCCTCATCGACTGGCGCGAACTGGCTGCCGGCGATTCGGCCCGGATGCTGGCCGGCCAGTGGCATCGCGCCGTCACCAGCCTTTTCCTTCATGCCGACCCAGCTCATCTGTTCGGCAACGCGGCCAGTGGGGCGCTTTTCCTGTCGCTGCTGTCCCGGGAGGTCGGGGTGGGGCTGGCCTTTTTCCTGGCCTTGGCCGCCGGCGGTTGTGGCAACACGCTCAAGGCCGTGATCCAGGGGCCGGGAATGCACTTTCTCGGCGCGTCCACGGCCGTGTTCGGCGCCCTTGGGGCCCTTGGCGGAGCGCGGCTGGCCCACCGCTGGCCGCCCTTGACCTTTCGCCGCTCGGCCCCGGCCGGCGCGGCGCTCATGCTGCTGGCCATGCTCGGAGCCGGCGGCGAAGACGCCGGCCCCATCGATCTGGCCGGCCATTTCTTCGGCTTCCTGTGCGGTGCGGTCTTCGGCCTTTGCGCCGGCTTCGCCGTGGCCCGCCACGGCCGGCCCGGCCACGCCGCCCAGGCCGCCTTCGCCGCCGCCGCCCTGGGCGTGGCTGCTTGGGCATTCGGGGTGGCGTTGCGGTAG
- a CDS encoding PH domain-containing protein, translated as MSLKGLVFEGEEIRYRTGKHWIVLAKAAVLFALALIVWSSEPTLTKLVQFKVPEELERFVPKILAVGVWLIRYVFFILFTLLALVRLFSFFTLRVGLTDKRLLCDDALFGSFSLDLGKIESVKCEPGVFGGLLGYGKMILTASSSQRLVITNLRRPHVLAQEIFAAK; from the coding sequence ATGAGCCTTAAGGGCCTTGTGTTCGAGGGTGAGGAGATCCGGTACCGGACGGGCAAGCACTGGATCGTGCTGGCCAAGGCGGCGGTGCTGTTTGCCTTGGCCCTGATCGTCTGGTCGAGCGAACCGACGCTCACCAAGCTTGTGCAGTTCAAAGTGCCCGAGGAACTGGAACGCTTCGTGCCGAAGATTCTGGCCGTGGGCGTGTGGCTCATTCGCTACGTGTTCTTCATTCTGTTCACGCTGCTGGCCTTGGTGCGGCTTTTCTCCTTTTTCACCCTGCGCGTGGGCCTCACCGACAAGCGCCTGTTGTGCGACGACGCGCTTTTCGGCAGCTTCTCGCTGGATCTCGGCAAGATTGAGTCGGTCAAGTGCGAGCCGGGCGTCTTCGGCGGCCTGCTCGGCTACGGCAAGATGATCCTGACCGCCTCGAGCAGCCAGCGGCTGGTCATCACCAACCTGCGCCGGCCCCATGTGCTGGCCCAGGAGATTTTCGCC